The following are from one region of the Cetobacterium somerae genome:
- a CDS encoding leucyl aminopeptidase, producing the protein MFKVINKIEKGYDLNIVLCFEGQVNICEHISSTNKDLIEKLINKKEFTGKKGETLKVEFLEGTYLISMIFVGMGKEEEFNLDIYREVMFDVLSKEKGSVLISAENEKLLNYNVLGEISSNVNYNFDTFKEKKGETLEIELFIPGEEKDFSETILLGEATDIARDLVDQPANVINPITLAEKAVELGKKYGFEVEILDEKEIEKLGMNLLLAVGRASITKPRLIVMRYLNGKDNNEKIGLVGKGLTYDTGGLCIKPADSMFEMKSDMAGAASVIGAMCAIAKGKVEKNVVAIVPACENAINENAYRPGDIIKSMNGKTVEIINTDAEGRLALADALTYAVRNEKVTEVVDLATLTGAILVALGTITTGVFSNNDEKYAMLEKSSKLYGEKVWRMPIFDEYSELLKSTVADVKHTGGRMGGSITAAKFLEGFVEGLPWIHMDIAGTAFNSGVKWFKKGATGVGVKALYSYVKNR; encoded by the coding sequence ATGTTTAAAGTTATCAACAAAATTGAAAAAGGTTATGATTTAAATATTGTATTATGTTTTGAGGGACAAGTTAATATTTGTGAACACATATCTTCAACAAACAAGGATTTAATAGAAAAGTTAATAAATAAAAAAGAGTTTACAGGGAAAAAAGGTGAAACTTTAAAAGTTGAATTTTTAGAAGGAACATACTTAATTTCAATGATTTTTGTAGGAATGGGTAAAGAGGAAGAGTTTAATTTAGATATATATAGAGAGGTAATGTTTGATGTATTGTCTAAAGAGAAAGGTTCAGTTTTAATATCAGCAGAGAATGAAAAATTACTAAACTATAATGTTTTAGGAGAAATTTCGTCAAATGTAAATTATAACTTTGATACATTTAAAGAGAAAAAAGGTGAAACTTTAGAAATAGAGCTATTTATTCCTGGAGAAGAAAAAGATTTTTCAGAAACAATTCTTTTAGGAGAAGCAACAGATATAGCTAGAGATTTAGTAGATCAACCTGCAAACGTGATTAATCCAATAACTTTAGCTGAAAAAGCTGTTGAACTTGGGAAAAAATATGGATTTGAAGTTGAGATTTTAGATGAAAAAGAGATTGAAAAATTAGGTATGAATCTTCTTTTAGCAGTTGGTAGAGCATCTATAACAAAACCAAGACTTATTGTAATGAGATATCTAAATGGAAAAGATAACAATGAAAAGATAGGATTAGTAGGAAAAGGATTAACATATGATACAGGTGGGCTTTGTATAAAGCCAGCAGACTCTATGTTTGAAATGAAAAGCGATATGGCAGGAGCAGCTTCTGTAATAGGTGCTATGTGTGCTATTGCTAAAGGAAAAGTTGAAAAGAATGTAGTTGCAATAGTTCCAGCATGTGAAAATGCTATAAATGAAAATGCTTATAGACCAGGAGATATTATAAAATCAATGAATGGAAAAACTGTTGAAATTATAAATACAGATGCAGAGGGAAGATTAGCACTAGCAGATGCATTAACTTATGCTGTAAGAAATGAAAAGGTGACAGAAGTTGTTGATTTAGCAACACTTACTGGGGCAATTCTTGTTGCATTAGGAACAATTACAACAGGAGTATTTTCAAATAATGATGAAAAATATGCTATGTTAGAAAAAAGTAGTAAGCTATATGGAGAAAAAGTTTGGAGAATGCCAATATTCGATGAGTATAGCGAATTATTAAAATCAACTGTTGCAGATGTAAAACATACTGGTGGAAGAATGGGTGGATCAATAACTGCAGCTAAGTTTTTAGAAGGATTTGTTGAAGGATTACCATGGATACATATGGATATAGCAGGAACTGCATTTAATAGTGGTGTAAAATGGTTTAAAAAAGGTGCTACAGGAGTTGGAGTAAAAGCACTTTATAGCTATGTAAAAAATAGATAA
- a CDS encoding DUF2628 domain-containing protein codes for MESRIEYVEKHLGSLEDFVRKNSKYYLESWRSEKIKFNFAAFLFETLWFAYRKMYKSAVVLLLTNLLINLATFLFLIKTNFFMGGTILVLFIRIYIGFKANDFYFMKAEKILEKRGFEPEDRDCGTSMLGVVIIIFIAIVFQVLLDFYLGVTLYY; via the coding sequence ATGGAGAGTAGAATAGAATATGTAGAAAAACATCTAGGAAGTTTAGAAGACTTTGTAAGAAAAAATTCCAAATATTACTTAGAAAGTTGGAGAAGTGAAAAGATTAAATTTAATTTTGCAGCATTTCTATTTGAAACACTATGGTTTGCCTATCGGAAAATGTATAAAAGTGCAGTTGTACTTTTACTTACGAATCTACTTATAAATTTAGCAACATTTTTATTTTTAATAAAAACAAATTTTTTTATGGGAGGAACTATTTTAGTTCTATTTATTAGGATATATATTGGCTTTAAAGCCAATGATTTTTACTTTATGAAAGCAGAAAAAATTCTTGAAAAAAGAGGTTTTGAACCAGAAGATAGAGATTGTGGAACAAGTATGTTAGGAGTAGTAATAATAATATTTATAGCAATTGTTTTTCAAGTGTTATTAGATTTTTATTTAGGAGTGACTTTATATTATTAA
- the aroB gene encoding 3-dehydroquinate synthase has product MKNLVMKTSINSYDIFIGQNTIDRLNDFTENYDKILLLTNKTIGELYGQKILSNLPKKKTYVYKIEDGEVYKNMETSMEIFSFLIENNFSRNSLIICVGGGVVCDLGGFIASTFMRGLDFLQVPTSLLAQVDASIGGKVAINHSLGKNLIGSFKQPIGVIIDINFLKTLPLCQFRSGMGEVIKHSIIAKDKSYFNFLIESYRDILKLKPEVLIEMIYESCKIKKEFVEKDEFEKGDRAFLNLGHTYGHALETLFDYQHISHGEGVAKGILFEMQISKFLGFSTDEYINSIKELFSLYKIDPTPIYIEEETLINVMKKDKKNTHDKIKFIIDKNGTLENMPISKEIISEVNHSFKNRILKGVIDIGTNSCRLFIAEIEKTDNKIEIITPLYKDLEVSRLGKNLNQTGVLSKESIEKTYYIIKRFKEKADSMGVTELIAFATAATREASNGSMFVQGIKNEFDINTLVIPGEIEAKLSFNGNSNIYREKIATIDVGGGSSEITIGDYNGIDYIKSFPIGVVKLTEMFFSDENYNEETLLSARNYLKGFFNELIKFEGNNFKIIGVAGTVTTNVSIVKKLPKFDEKEINGYVLTKMDLEENLYLFLSKTLEDRKKIIGLEPNRADVIIAGNLILLTLLDILNKNSITVSTVDNLEGGMVLNI; this is encoded by the coding sequence ATGAAAAATTTAGTTATGAAGACTTCTATAAATTCATACGACATTTTTATTGGACAAAATACAATAGATAGACTTAATGATTTTACTGAAAATTATGACAAAATACTACTACTTACAAATAAAACTATAGGTGAACTTTATGGTCAAAAGATTTTAAGTAATCTTCCAAAGAAAAAAACCTATGTCTATAAAATTGAAGACGGTGAAGTATATAAGAATATGGAAACTTCTATGGAAATTTTTTCATTTTTAATAGAGAATAATTTTTCTAGAAACTCTTTAATCATATGTGTTGGAGGTGGAGTTGTTTGCGATTTAGGAGGATTTATTGCTTCTACTTTCATGAGAGGTCTTGATTTTTTACAAGTTCCCACTTCTTTATTAGCTCAAGTTGATGCTAGTATTGGAGGTAAGGTTGCCATTAATCACTCTCTTGGAAAAAACTTAATCGGTTCTTTTAAACAACCTATTGGAGTTATTATAGATATTAATTTTTTAAAAACTCTACCTTTATGCCAATTTAGGTCTGGTATGGGAGAGGTTATTAAACATAGTATCATTGCAAAAGATAAAAGTTATTTTAACTTCTTAATTGAATCATATAGAGATATTTTAAAGTTAAAACCTGAAGTTTTAATTGAAATGATTTATGAATCTTGTAAAATAAAAAAAGAGTTTGTTGAAAAAGATGAATTTGAGAAAGGTGATCGTGCCTTTTTAAATCTAGGTCATACTTATGGTCATGCTTTAGAAACTCTTTTTGATTATCAACATATCTCTCACGGCGAAGGAGTAGCTAAAGGTATACTTTTTGAAATGCAAATCTCTAAGTTTTTAGGTTTTTCTACAGATGAATACATTAATTCTATCAAAGAACTTTTCAGTCTTTATAAAATTGATCCCACTCCTATATATATAGAGGAAGAAACTTTAATAAATGTTATGAAAAAAGATAAAAAAAATACCCATGATAAAATTAAATTTATTATCGATAAAAATGGAACTCTTGAAAATATGCCAATTTCTAAAGAGATTATCTCTGAAGTTAACCACTCTTTTAAAAATAGAATTTTAAAAGGTGTTATAGATATAGGAACTAACTCTTGTAGACTTTTTATTGCAGAGATTGAAAAAACTGATAATAAAATAGAGATTATTACACCATTATATAAGGATTTAGAAGTTTCTAGATTGGGAAAAAACCTTAATCAAACTGGTGTTCTTTCAAAAGAATCTATTGAAAAAACATACTATATTATTAAAAGATTTAAAGAAAAAGCTGATTCTATGGGCGTAACTGAGCTGATTGCATTTGCTACTGCTGCTACAAGAGAGGCTAGCAATGGTAGTATGTTTGTTCAAGGAATAAAAAATGAATTTGATATAAATACTTTAGTTATTCCTGGAGAAATTGAAGCGAAATTAAGTTTTAATGGAAATAGCAACATCTATAGAGAAAAAATAGCAACTATTGATGTAGGAGGCGGTAGTAGTGAAATTACCATTGGTGATTACAATGGAATTGACTATATCAAAAGTTTCCCCATTGGAGTTGTTAAATTAACAGAGATGTTTTTTTCAGATGAAAACTATAATGAGGAAACTCTTTTATCTGCTCGTAACTATTTAAAAGGATTTTTTAACGAATTAATTAAGTTTGAAGGTAATAACTTTAAAATTATAGGAGTTGCAGGCACTGTTACAACTAACGTTTCTATTGTTAAAAAGCTTCCTAAGTTTGATGAAAAAGAGATAAACGGCTATGTTTTAACAAAAATGGATTTAGAAGAAAACTTATATCTATTTTTAAGTAAAACTTTAGAAGATCGTAAAAAAATTATTGGTTTAGAACCTAACCGTGCTGATGTTATTATTGCTGGAAATCTAATATTATTAACTCTTTTAGATATTTTAAATAAAAATAGTATCACAGTTTCAACAGTTGATAATTTAGAAGGCGGTATGGTATTAAATATATAA
- a CDS encoding DUF2156 domain-containing protein, translating to MDWKKLTIDSREELQKFLKNKFETSDMNFTNLFLWSFSENIQYIVENEILYIKGFYEGNEYYFSPVSKDDNKDKMIDAVKKIKEKNGKILFIPEIYKEFLKEDFIVTEERDSFDYIYLQEDLAELKGRKFSSKKNKINKFKKTYNFTYEKISRENIEDIRIFQRKWTENRKEDTIIVSETMGIEELLNNYEILELRGGVIKVDGKIVAYAIGEKLTENMGVIHIEKGIFDYQGSYQMINMYVAKEEFSDVKLMNREDDFGSLGLREAKLSYQPIEFIKKYSI from the coding sequence ATGGACTGGAAAAAATTAACAATAGATAGTAGAGAGGAACTACAAAAGTTTTTAAAAAATAAGTTTGAAACTTCAGATATGAATTTTACAAATCTTTTTTTATGGAGTTTTAGTGAAAACATTCAATATATAGTTGAAAATGAGATACTGTATATAAAAGGATTTTATGAAGGTAATGAATACTATTTTTCACCTGTTTCAAAAGATGATAATAAAGATAAGATGATAGATGCTGTAAAAAAAATTAAAGAAAAGAATGGGAAGATACTTTTCATTCCTGAAATATATAAAGAGTTCTTAAAAGAGGATTTTATAGTGACAGAGGAGAGAGATTCCTTTGATTATATCTATTTGCAAGAAGATTTAGCAGAACTTAAAGGAAGAAAATTTTCTTCTAAAAAAAATAAAATAAATAAATTTAAAAAAACATATAATTTTACCTATGAAAAAATATCAAGAGAAAATATAGAGGATATAAGAATTTTTCAAAGAAAATGGACTGAAAATAGAAAAGAGGATACAATTATAGTATCTGAAACTATGGGTATAGAAGAGCTTCTTAATAACTACGAAATTTTAGAATTAAGAGGAGGAGTTATAAAAGTTGATGGGAAAATAGTGGCTTATGCTATTGGAGAAAAATTAACAGAAAATATGGGAGTTATCCATATTGAAAAAGGGATATTTGATTACCAAGGAAGTTATCAGATGATAAATATGTATGTTGCAAAAGAGGAGTTTTCAGATGTTAAACTTATGAATAGAGAAGATGATTTTGGAAGCTTAGGATTAAGAGAAGCAAAACTTTCTTATCAACCAATTGAATTTATAAAAAAATACAGTATATAG
- the selD gene encoding selenide, water dikinase SelD: MGPEVLSSLLKNLPSVEDKNLIVGFEKSDDAAIYKLTDDIALIQTLDFFTPMIDDPYIFGQIAAANSLSDVYAMGGEPRTAMNIVCFPEKENIEILGEILRGGAEKIAESGAVLSGGHSIHDPEIKYGLSVTGLVHPDKVFKNYGSQEGDVLIITKPLGTGIISTASKVETLSDEVKTEWIEIMTTLNKYSAEIIRNYPITACTDITGFGFLGHAYEMAVASEKTFVLEQELIPYLDIAKEFAKEFYINSMGQKNRNYLNDKVDISAVPFWLQEIMLDPQTSGGLLFSVSSKYASEVMEKLNTLQIKSSLIGTVDKYNGKYIVVR, translated from the coding sequence ATAGGACCGGAGGTTCTTTCAAGTTTATTAAAAAACCTTCCAAGTGTGGAAGATAAAAATTTAATTGTTGGTTTTGAAAAATCTGATGATGCTGCTATATATAAATTAACAGATGATATAGCTTTAATCCAAACTTTAGACTTTTTTACACCTATGATTGATGATCCATATATATTTGGACAAATAGCTGCGGCTAACTCTTTAAGTGATGTTTATGCAATGGGAGGAGAACCTAGAACAGCTATGAATATAGTTTGTTTTCCTGAAAAGGAAAATATCGAAATTTTAGGCGAAATTTTAAGAGGTGGAGCTGAAAAAATTGCTGAATCTGGAGCTGTTCTAAGTGGTGGACACTCTATTCATGATCCTGAGATTAAATATGGTCTTTCTGTAACTGGACTTGTACATCCTGATAAAGTTTTTAAAAATTACGGTTCTCAAGAAGGGGATGTTTTAATCATTACAAAACCTCTTGGAACAGGTATCATTTCTACAGCTTCTAAAGTTGAAACTCTCTCTGATGAAGTAAAAACTGAGTGGATTGAAATAATGACAACTTTAAATAAATACTCTGCTGAAATTATAAGAAACTACCCAATAACTGCTTGTACAGATATTACAGGATTTGGATTTTTAGGACACGCATATGAAATGGCAGTAGCTTCTGAAAAAACTTTTGTTTTAGAACAAGAACTTATTCCATATTTAGATATTGCTAAAGAGTTCGCCAAAGAGTTTTATATAAACTCTATGGGACAAAAAAATAGAAACTATTTAAATGATAAAGTTGATATTTCAGCAGTTCCATTTTGGTTACAAGAGATTATGCTAGATCCACAAACATCTGGTGGTTTACTATTTTCTGTTTCTTCAAAATACGCATCAGAGGTTATGGAAAAACTAAATACTCTTCAAATAAAATCATCTTTAATTGGAACTGTAGATAAATATAACGGAAAATATATTGTAGTTAGATAA
- a CDS encoding GNAT family N-acetyltransferase, giving the protein MIKNQLKVLWKDLFNDELDYINWYFDNVYNEENTKIFLKNNKVYGMLFENSYHISIGEDRFMGRYLVGVGVTPEKRGEGVMKELLLKSLKEAYDFGEEFIYLTPIDKKIYERFGFAYISTLSKYELEFPVLCDFKKEFKIEKIQDESYDQNILIKLKEFYREVSQEYYIKVAREKENYKKILSEIFCEDGLIYISYDIAGKINGYMSLVKSESIYVKEILFKDKDTLEGLLSILYGYKDYYKKIEIILPENTYLEDYLDSENLVKKTLKNKVQVRILHVEKVLKRLSKSLKENEEIKIYIQDKYIESNTGVFKINKNEVKKIEGEFDLSVHINDLATLAYGFRDYKSLKKIESFYIKNKDKEQILSNIFMRRVNYFNQDF; this is encoded by the coding sequence ATGATAAAAAATCAATTGAAAGTTTTATGGAAGGATCTTTTTAATGATGAGTTAGATTATATAAATTGGTATTTTGATAATGTTTATAATGAAGAAAATACAAAGATATTTTTAAAAAATAATAAAGTTTATGGGATGCTATTTGAAAATAGTTACCATATATCAATTGGTGAAGATAGATTTATGGGAAGATATCTTGTAGGTGTAGGAGTAACTCCTGAAAAAAGAGGAGAGGGGGTTATGAAAGAGTTACTTTTAAAAAGCTTAAAAGAAGCATATGACTTTGGTGAAGAGTTTATATATTTAACGCCAATTGATAAAAAAATATATGAAAGATTTGGATTTGCGTATATTTCAACACTTTCTAAATATGAACTAGAGTTTCCTGTATTATGTGATTTTAAAAAAGAGTTTAAAATTGAGAAAATACAAGATGAAAGTTATGACCAAAACATTTTAATAAAATTAAAAGAGTTTTATAGAGAAGTTTCTCAAGAATATTATATAAAAGTTGCTAGGGAAAAAGAGAACTATAAGAAGATATTATCAGAAATTTTTTGTGAAGATGGCTTAATCTATATTAGCTATGATATAGCAGGAAAAATAAATGGTTATATGAGTTTAGTTAAGTCTGAAAGTATATATGTAAAAGAAATTTTATTTAAGGATAAAGATACTTTAGAAGGATTATTATCTATTTTATATGGATATAAGGATTACTATAAAAAAATAGAGATTATTCTTCCTGAAAATACATATTTAGAAGATTATTTAGATAGTGAAAATTTAGTTAAAAAAACTCTAAAAAATAAAGTACAGGTAAGAATTTTACATGTTGAAAAAGTATTAAAAAGATTAAGTAAAAGTTTAAAAGAGAATGAAGAGATTAAAATATATATACAAGACAAATATATAGAATCTAATACAGGAGTATTTAAAATAAATAAAAATGAAGTTAAGAAGATAGAGGGAGAGTTTGATTTAAGTGTGCATATAAATGATTTAGCAACCTTAGCTTATGGATTTAGAGATTATAAATCTTTAAAAAAAATAGAGAGTTTTTATATAAAAAATAAGGATAAAGAGCAAATATTAAGTAATATATTTATGAGAAGAGTAAACTATTTTAATCAAGATTTTTAG
- the htpX gene encoding zinc metalloprotease HtpX, with the protein MQGFKTFILMLVMTLLLLFIGGAIGGKTGMTIALVLAGVMNFVSYWFSDKIVLSMYGAQEIPENNKVYWITKKLADNAGLPMPKVYMINQSQPNAFATGRNPHHAAVAVTRGLVELMDDNELAGVIGHELGHVSHRDILIQSVAATLAGAIAYMANMAKWAAIFGGGRRDEDDNHGGIFGLLAISIFAPLAAMLVQMAISRSREYKADNFGGKICGHPRYLANALRKLESYATRIPMDAAPATENMFIVSPLAGSKMANLFSTHPSTADRIRRLEEME; encoded by the coding sequence ATGCAAGGTTTTAAAACGTTTATATTAATGCTAGTAATGACCTTATTGCTATTATTTATAGGAGGAGCTATTGGTGGAAAAACAGGAATGACAATAGCTTTAGTTTTAGCAGGAGTAATGAATTTTGTATCATATTGGTTTAGTGATAAAATTGTACTATCAATGTATGGAGCGCAAGAGATACCAGAAAACAATAAAGTTTATTGGATAACAAAGAAGTTAGCTGACAATGCAGGATTACCTATGCCAAAAGTATATATGATAAATCAAAGTCAGCCAAATGCATTTGCAACAGGAAGAAATCCTCATCATGCAGCAGTTGCAGTAACAAGAGGATTGGTTGAACTTATGGACGATAATGAGTTAGCAGGAGTAATAGGACATGAATTAGGACACGTTTCTCATAGAGATATACTAATTCAAAGTGTGGCAGCAACTTTAGCAGGAGCTATTGCATATATGGCTAATATGGCAAAGTGGGCAGCTATTTTTGGTGGGGGAAGAAGAGATGAGGATGATAATCATGGTGGAATTTTTGGGTTATTGGCAATAAGTATTTTTGCACCTTTAGCAGCAATGTTGGTTCAAATGGCTATATCTAGAAGTAGAGAGTATAAGGCTGATAATTTTGGTGGGAAAATTTGTGGTCATCCAAGATATTTAGCAAATGCTTTAAGAAAATTAGAGTCATATGCTACAAGAATTCCCATGGATGCAGCACCAGCTACAGAAAATATGTTTATTGTTTCACCTTTGGCAGGAAGTAAGATGGCAAATTTATTTAGTACTCATCCAAGTACTGCTGATAGAATAAGAAGATTAGAGGAAATGGAATAA
- the selA gene encoding L-seryl-tRNA(Sec) selenium transferase, translating into MTNKQTLLRNLPKVDKVIDLLNEKEFFKDKPYKEVYDAVNEGINFFRKGILEEVITQYSIEDIEKEITKSLTKNLEFNFKRVINGTGTILHTNLGRALFSKELIEHLQNSLCGYSNLEFDLKTGERGSRYSHVEDLIAKVTGAEAALVVNNNAAAVMLCLNEFSKNTEVIISRGELVEVGGSFRIPDIMELSSAKLVEVGTTNRTHLADYQKAINENTSMLLKVHTSNYHISGFTKSVSNKEIAELAKEHRIISMEDLGSGVLIDFSKYGQKKEPTIFESLSSGIDLITFSGDKLLGGPQCGVIIGKKELISKLKKNQFLRAFRVCKMTISALEFTFKQYVDEKVAIEKNPTLNRILEPISEVFKRAEVLKNLLKDIEIDSEIIETKAIIGGGSMPDATIDSYGVAIISLDGKQIETAFLKEDTPIVGRVQNNQFFIDLKTIHSDEYSIIIKNFKKFLERV; encoded by the coding sequence ATGACTAATAAACAAACTCTTTTAAGAAATCTTCCTAAAGTAGATAAAGTTATCGATCTACTAAATGAAAAGGAGTTTTTTAAAGATAAACCTTATAAAGAGGTTTACGACGCTGTTAATGAAGGAATTAACTTTTTTAGAAAAGGAATTCTTGAGGAAGTTATCACTCAATACTCTATTGAAGATATCGAAAAGGAAATTACAAAATCTCTAACTAAAAATTTAGAGTTTAATTTTAAAAGAGTTATAAATGGTACAGGAACTATCCTACATACAAATTTAGGAAGAGCTCTTTTTTCAAAAGAATTAATTGAGCATCTACAAAATTCACTTTGCGGATATAGTAATCTTGAATTTGATTTAAAGACAGGTGAAAGAGGAAGTAGATACTCTCATGTAGAAGATCTTATTGCAAAAGTTACTGGTGCTGAAGCTGCATTAGTAGTTAATAATAACGCTGCTGCTGTTATGCTTTGTTTAAACGAATTCAGTAAAAATACAGAGGTTATTATATCTAGAGGAGAACTTGTAGAAGTTGGTGGCTCATTTAGAATTCCAGATATTATGGAACTCTCAAGTGCTAAACTTGTGGAAGTTGGAACTACTAATAGAACGCATCTAGCTGACTATCAAAAAGCAATAAATGAAAATACATCAATGCTTTTAAAAGTTCATACATCTAACTATCATATCTCTGGTTTTACAAAATCTGTGTCTAATAAAGAGATTGCTGAATTAGCAAAAGAACACAGAATAATTTCAATGGAAGACCTAGGTAGTGGTGTACTAATAGATTTTTCTAAGTATGGACAAAAAAAGGAACCTACAATTTTCGAATCTTTAAGCTCTGGCATTGATTTAATTACTTTTAGTGGGGATAAACTTTTAGGTGGACCACAATGTGGAGTAATTATTGGAAAGAAAGAGTTAATTTCAAAATTGAAAAAAAATCAATTCTTAAGAGCTTTTAGAGTTTGCAAAATGACTATTAGTGCTTTAGAATTTACTTTTAAACAATATGTTGATGAAAAGGTTGCCATCGAAAAAAATCCTACTTTAAATAGAATTTTAGAACCTATAAGTGAAGTTTTTAAAAGAGCAGAGGTCTTAAAGAATCTTTTAAAAGATATTGAAATAGATAGTGAAATTATTGAAACAAAAGCTATAATTGGCGGTGGCTCTATGCCTGATGCAACTATCGATAGTTATGGTGTTGCTATCATCTCTTTAGATGGAAAACAAATTGAAACAGCTTTTTTAAAAGAGGATACACCTATTGTTGGAAGAGTTCAAAACAATCAATTTTTTATTGATTTAAAAACAATTCACAGTGATGAGTACTCTATAATCATAAAAAACTTTAAAAAATTCTTAGAGAGAGTATAG
- a CDS encoding FAD-binding protein, translating into MKRKVLFFTALSVLAFGQSEKSYIGKGNGYGGELKVNVKTKGEEIVDLELISHKETSPVVKRAFPVIKERIIEAQSPIVDNVSGATYTSFGVKRAVAQALKAQGKDYGKITVKTGGPKEEIAYLEPVNTDIVIVGGGPAGLAAAISAKEAGAKNIILIEKLDILSGNGKFDMNFFDLINSEAQKKNGTFDTVEAFVKDKANKMDTIERTQAQAEGAFKLDAWLRSMGIELNHNYGLRNHMAEKDAYAGEEIQDGLEKKVKELGIDVRTGTKGLDLIVKDGEVTGVKVQNKNKFYDINAKAVILATGGFSHNKELLAKYAPGSETLATSNQMSATGDFIPVFEKNNLKMDNLDILSIFSFILVPSRDLTGGGDGYILVNQEGKTFLKDKPTSMERAKSIEAQTGSYAYYIYDQDLYDSFYRLQKHNNLGLHTKAKTIEELAKKLNIPVEELKNSTKTLRKEGPYYGAKVQSAIHMTKGGVVADEKTQVINTKGEKVKGLYAAGEVTSTSAAYSAAVVFGRIAGEEAANSIK; encoded by the coding sequence ATGAAAAGGAAAGTATTATTTTTTACAGCATTGAGTGTACTGGCGTTTGGTCAAAGTGAGAAATCTTATATTGGAAAAGGAAATGGTTATGGTGGTGAGTTAAAAGTAAATGTAAAAACAAAAGGGGAAGAGATTGTTGATTTAGAATTAATATCTCATAAAGAAACATCACCAGTTGTAAAAAGAGCATTTCCTGTTATTAAGGAGAGAATCATAGAAGCACAAAGTCCTATTGTGGATAATGTATCAGGGGCAACTTACACATCTTTTGGAGTAAAAAGAGCAGTAGCACAAGCTTTAAAAGCTCAAGGAAAAGACTATGGTAAGATTACAGTAAAAACAGGTGGACCAAAAGAGGAAATAGCATATTTAGAACCGGTAAATACAGATATAGTTATAGTAGGAGGGGGACCTGCAGGTCTTGCAGCAGCAATATCAGCTAAAGAAGCTGGAGCTAAAAATATAATATTAATAGAAAAATTAGATATTTTAAGTGGAAATGGAAAGTTTGATATGAACTTTTTTGATTTAATAAATTCAGAAGCACAAAAGAAAAATGGAACATTTGATACTGTAGAAGCTTTTGTAAAAGATAAGGCAAATAAAATGGATACGATTGAAAGAACTCAAGCTCAAGCTGAAGGAGCATTTAAACTTGATGCTTGGTTAAGAAGTATGGGAATAGAATTAAACCATAACTACGGTTTAAGAAATCATATGGCTGAGAAAGATGCATATGCTGGAGAAGAGATTCAAGATGGGCTAGAAAAGAAAGTAAAAGAGTTAGGAATAGATGTAAGAACAGGAACAAAAGGTTTAGACTTAATTGTAAAAGATGGAGAAGTAACAGGAGTTAAGGTTCAAAACAAAAATAAATTTTATGATATAAATGCTAAGGCAGTTATCCTTGCAACAGGAGGATTTTCTCATAATAAAGAACTACTTGCAAAATATGCACCTGGTTCAGAGACGTTAGCAACATCAAATCAAATGTCAGCAACAGGAGATTTTATTCCTGTATTTGAAAAGAATAATTTAAAGATGGATAACTTAGATATTTTAAGCATATTCTCTTTTATACTTGTTCCAAGTAGAGATTTAACAGGAGGAGGAGACGGGTATATACTAGTTAACCAAGAGGGAAAAACATTCTTAAAAGATAAACCAACGAGTATGGAAAGAGCTAAATCTATTGAAGCTCAAACTGGTAGTTATGCTTATTATATATATGATCAAGATTTATATGATTCTTTTTATCGTTTACAAAAACATAATAATTTAGGACTTCATACAAAGGCTAAAACAATTGAAGAGTTAGCTAAAAAGTTAAATATTCCAGTGGAAGAGTTAAAAAATTCAACAAAAACATTGAGAAAAGAGGGACCTTATTATGGAGCTAAGGTTCAATCAGCTATTCATATGACAAAAGGTGGAGTAGTAGCTGACGAAAAAACACAAGTTATAAATACAAAAGGTGAAAAGGTAAAAGGACTTTATGCAGCTGGAGAAGTTACAAGTACTAGTGCAGCATATAGTGCAGCAGTTGTATTTGGACGTATTGCAGGTGAAGAGGCTGCAAACTCTATAAAATAG